A genomic window from Ruminiclostridium cellulolyticum H10 includes:
- the uxaC gene encoding glucuronate isomerase has translation MKTFINNNFMLKSKTAASLYHFNAASVPIFDYHCHLSPKEILENRTFSNMTEIWLAGDHYKWRLMRANGVDERCITGDADPYEKFLKWAETVPKCIGNPLYHWTHLELKHYFDIDELLVPESAPEIWKACNNKLKSPEFTTRGIIERFNVKALCTTDDPIDDLKSHIELEKDKNFKVKVLPTFRPDKALQIENTGFADWIASLSKVTEMNISSFEDLILALQKRAEFFKSIGCMISDHSFGYPDFTKGKLHEARSAFLKAMAGEELEQGEIEAYKTQLMLALGRTYHRLGFAMQLHFGVVRNTNTKMLKSTGVDAGFDSIGNGISADSLISLLDWMNKTDELPRTVIYCLNDTDNAKIASIIGCFQSTMFPSKLQLGAAWWFNDHRDGMVNHMQTVANHGLLSGFIGMLTDSRSFLSYTRHDYFRRILCDLIGEWVEHEQVPLELDMLGSMVKDICFNNSVRYFGLKLENEVQENKRCYNETL, from the coding sequence GTGAAAACATTTATTAATAATAACTTTATGTTGAAAAGCAAAACGGCTGCTTCTCTTTATCATTTTAATGCAGCATCCGTGCCTATTTTTGACTATCACTGCCATCTGAGTCCAAAAGAAATCTTAGAAAACAGGACGTTTAGCAATATGACAGAAATTTGGCTTGCTGGTGACCACTATAAATGGAGATTGATGCGTGCTAATGGTGTGGATGAAAGATGCATAACGGGTGATGCAGATCCCTACGAGAAGTTTTTAAAATGGGCAGAAACAGTGCCCAAATGTATAGGTAATCCGCTATATCACTGGACTCATCTAGAGTTAAAGCACTATTTCGATATTGATGAGCTTTTGGTACCAGAGAGTGCACCGGAAATCTGGAAGGCCTGCAATAATAAACTTAAAAGCCCCGAATTTACGACACGAGGCATAATTGAAAGGTTCAATGTAAAGGCCCTTTGTACTACAGATGATCCTATTGATGATTTGAAAAGTCATATAGAACTGGAAAAGGATAAAAACTTTAAGGTTAAAGTTCTGCCAACTTTCCGGCCTGATAAGGCACTTCAAATTGAAAATACAGGTTTTGCAGATTGGATTGCCAGTCTTTCAAAAGTTACAGAAATGAATATTTCATCTTTCGAAGACTTGATATTAGCTTTGCAAAAGAGGGCAGAATTTTTTAAATCCATAGGCTGTATGATATCAGACCATTCTTTTGGATATCCTGATTTTACAAAAGGAAAACTCCACGAAGCCCGGTCAGCCTTTTTAAAAGCAATGGCAGGAGAAGAACTTGAGCAAGGGGAAATAGAGGCATATAAAACCCAGCTTATGCTTGCTTTGGGTAGGACCTATCATAGGCTGGGTTTTGCGATGCAGCTCCATTTTGGTGTTGTTCGAAACACAAATACAAAAATGCTGAAGAGTACCGGAGTGGATGCAGGCTTTGATTCAATTGGAAATGGGATATCTGCGGATTCTTTAATATCACTTTTGGATTGGATGAATAAAACAGATGAGCTACCCAGAACAGTAATTTACTGCTTAAATGACACTGATAATGCAAAAATCGCTTCTATTATCGGTTGCTTTCAAAGCACAATGTTCCCCAGCAAGCTTCAGCTGGGAGCCGCCTGGTGGTTTAATGACCATAGGGATGGCATGGTGAATCATATGCAAACGGTGGCAAACCATGGTTTACTAAGCGGATTCATTGGTATGCTGACGGATTCTCGAAGTTTTCTTTCGTATACCAGACATGACTATTTCCGCAGAATTTTATGCGACTTAATAGGTGAGTGGGTAGAGCATGAGCAGGTTCCCTTAGAACTGGATATGCTTGGCAGCATGGTTAAAGACATTTGCTTCAATAATTCTGTAAGGTATTTTGGACTAAAGCTGGAAAATGAAGTTCAGGAAAATAAGAGGTGTTACAATGAGACCCTTTGA
- a CDS encoding MFS transporter → MRPFDNRDKIGYLFGDFGNDFFFFYISAYLMLFYTDVVGLSPVTVGTIFIAARIWDAFADVLWGRFIDSRPATKRGKFRPWILRMFLPMIIFGVLTFTYFPNMDINTHMIYSLLTYVVWGTLYSTVNIPYGSMASVISTDPIERASLSTFRSMGSSLGGIAIGLIVPLVVFVNNKPVGSRFTKLAVVFAICATICYLLCYYLCIERVKTQVGVKQKFDFKVTAKGIVRNRGLISLIFAALAVIFATLLSQGLNSYLFKDYFQNTIALTVAGVVTVLPILIIAPAVSTIVKKFGKKESAAIGVLLSAIIFLLMFLLPIRSPWVFITFLFFGGLGVGFFNATIWAFITDVVDYQEYLTGTREDGTIYSVYSFSRKIGQALSGGLSGFALAAIGYISVPKGQPAVVQTPEVANSIKGLATLGPAICYFVIFIILQFWYPLGKGKLSELQAYLKEKHTGDDKLKPL, encoded by the coding sequence ATGAGACCCTTTGACAACCGCGATAAAATTGGATACTTGTTTGGAGATTTTGGTAATGACTTTTTCTTCTTTTATATCTCGGCATATTTAATGTTGTTTTATACCGATGTGGTCGGACTAAGTCCAGTTACTGTCGGCACCATCTTTATTGCTGCCCGGATTTGGGATGCTTTTGCAGATGTATTATGGGGTCGTTTTATAGACTCCCGCCCTGCAACAAAGCGAGGAAAGTTCAGACCTTGGATTCTAAGGATGTTTTTGCCCATGATTATTTTTGGCGTACTTACTTTTACCTATTTCCCCAATATGGATATAAATACACATATGATTTACTCCCTTTTGACCTATGTCGTTTGGGGTACCTTGTATAGTACAGTCAATATTCCCTATGGCTCAATGGCATCAGTCATTAGTACCGATCCAATTGAACGTGCATCACTATCAACCTTCAGATCCATGGGTTCATCTTTGGGAGGCATTGCTATAGGCCTTATTGTACCCTTGGTTGTGTTTGTAAACAATAAACCCGTTGGAAGCCGATTCACAAAATTAGCTGTCGTCTTTGCTATCTGTGCTACAATATGCTATCTCCTATGCTATTACCTGTGTATCGAACGTGTAAAAACTCAGGTTGGAGTAAAGCAAAAGTTTGATTTTAAAGTGACTGCAAAGGGTATTGTTAGGAATAGAGGCCTTATTTCCTTAATCTTCGCAGCTCTTGCTGTCATTTTTGCGACTCTGCTTAGTCAAGGACTTAACAGCTACCTGTTTAAGGATTACTTTCAAAATACAATAGCCCTTACTGTTGCAGGTGTTGTTACAGTTTTACCGATTCTTATCATAGCACCTGCCGTCAGTACAATAGTAAAAAAATTTGGCAAAAAAGAATCAGCGGCAATCGGTGTCCTTCTCTCTGCCATAATATTTCTTCTTATGTTCCTTTTGCCCATACGAAGTCCATGGGTATTTATTACATTTCTTTTCTTTGGAGGACTGGGTGTAGGTTTCTTTAATGCTACTATTTGGGCATTTATTACAGATGTAGTTGACTATCAGGAATACCTTACAGGTACACGGGAAGATGGTACGATATACTCTGTCTATTCTTTTTCCCGGAAGATTGGTCAAGCACTGTCCGGGGGATTGAGCGGCTTTGCACTTGCTGCAATAGGTTATATTTCTGTTCCTAAAGGTCAGCCAGCAGTTGTTCAGACCCCAGAGGTAGCCAACAGTATTAAAGGATTAGCTACTTTGGGACCGGCTATATGTTACTTTGTAATATTTATTATACTGCAGTTTTGGTATCCCCTTGGCAAAGGGAAGCTTTCTGAGCTTCAAGCCTATTTAAAAGAAAAGCATACTGGAGACGATAAATTAAAACCGCTTTAA
- a CDS encoding DsbA family oxidoreductase, translated as MKIEFFHDVICSFCFPMSYQMRKVKKLMPEVSIEHRSFALVKDVEDFNIMFGSREAAKQEIMSHWESANRNDDEHRFNIEGMKAASFPFPSSMKVLIAGKAAYFTAGDMGYWDVFDALQQALFVENQNIEEDAIVFNCVRRAGINFDEWYKHYKNKETEKAVQEDLILANKYQIHSVPCLVINETYKVSGAQPLSQIISAIEKASKDDGTGVTEQGGACRLDNGKFLCD; from the coding sequence ATGAAAATAGAATTCTTTCATGATGTAATTTGCAGCTTTTGTTTTCCAATGTCCTACCAAATGAGAAAAGTGAAAAAACTGATGCCGGAGGTTTCCATTGAACACCGTTCCTTTGCATTAGTAAAAGATGTGGAAGATTTCAACATTATGTTTGGGTCAAGAGAAGCTGCTAAACAAGAAATCATGAGCCATTGGGAATCAGCAAATCGAAATGATGATGAGCATCGCTTTAATATAGAGGGAATGAAAGCGGCTTCTTTTCCATTCCCGTCTTCTATGAAGGTGCTTATAGCAGGTAAAGCTGCTTATTTTACTGCAGGTGATATGGGTTACTGGGATGTTTTTGATGCTTTGCAACAGGCCTTGTTTGTTGAAAACCAAAACATTGAAGAAGATGCTATTGTTTTTAATTGTGTAAGAAGAGCTGGAATCAATTTTGATGAGTGGTATAAGCATTATAAGAATAAAGAGACAGAAAAAGCAGTCCAAGAAGATTTGATACTTGCAAATAAGTATCAAATCCATAGCGTGCCGTGTCTGGTTATTAATGAGACATATAAAGTCAGTGGAGCACAACCCTTGTCGCAGATTATAAGTGCCATTGAAAAAGCCAGCAAAGATGACGGGACTGGAGTCACAGAGCAAGGAGGGGCCTGCCGTTTAGATAATGGGAAATTTCTATGCGATTAA